A single Streptomyces mirabilis DNA region contains:
- a CDS encoding Gfo/Idh/MocA family protein — protein MTRKTVRIAMNGVTGRMGYRQHLVRSILALRDQGGLDLGDGTVLWPEPVLVGRREHALKALAEQHGLEHWSTDVDEVLADPTVDLYFDAQVTSAREEAIKKAIAAGKHIYTEKPTATGLDGALELARLAHEKGIKHGVVQDKLFLPGLLKLKRLIDGGFFGRILSIRGEFGYWVFEGDWQSAQRPSWNYRAEDGGGIVVDMFPHWEYVLHELFGRVTSVQALTATHIPQRWDEQDKPYDATADDAAYGVFELEGGAIAQINSSWAVRVNRDELVEFQVDGTEGSAVAGLRNCRVQHRSATPKPVWNPDIPATYSFRDQWQEIPDNAEFDNGFKAQWELFLRHVYADAPYHWDLLAGARGVQLAELGLKSSAEGRRLDVPEISL, from the coding sequence GTGACACGCAAGACGGTGCGAATCGCCATGAACGGCGTGACGGGGCGCATGGGCTACCGCCAGCACCTCGTCCGCTCGATTCTCGCCCTGCGCGACCAGGGCGGCCTCGACCTCGGCGACGGCACGGTGCTGTGGCCCGAGCCGGTCCTCGTCGGCCGCCGTGAGCACGCGCTGAAGGCGCTCGCCGAGCAGCACGGCCTGGAGCACTGGTCGACGGACGTGGACGAGGTCCTCGCCGACCCGACCGTGGACCTCTACTTCGACGCCCAGGTGACTTCCGCCCGCGAGGAGGCCATCAAGAAGGCCATCGCCGCGGGCAAGCACATCTACACCGAGAAGCCCACCGCCACCGGCCTCGACGGCGCCCTGGAGCTGGCCCGCCTCGCCCACGAGAAGGGCATCAAGCACGGGGTCGTGCAGGACAAGCTCTTCCTCCCGGGGCTGCTGAAACTCAAGCGGCTCATCGACGGGGGCTTCTTCGGGCGGATCCTGTCCATCCGCGGGGAATTCGGCTACTGGGTCTTCGAGGGCGACTGGCAGAGCGCCCAGCGGCCCTCCTGGAACTATCGCGCGGAGGACGGCGGCGGCATCGTCGTCGACATGTTCCCGCACTGGGAGTACGTGCTCCACGAGCTGTTCGGCCGGGTCACCTCCGTCCAGGCGCTCACCGCCACCCACATCCCGCAGCGCTGGGACGAGCAGGACAAGCCGTACGACGCCACCGCCGACGATGCCGCGTACGGCGTCTTCGAGCTGGAGGGTGGCGCCATCGCCCAGATCAACTCCTCCTGGGCGGTGCGCGTCAACCGCGACGAGCTGGTCGAGTTCCAGGTCGACGGGACGGAGGGGTCGGCCGTCGCCGGGCTGCGCAACTGCCGCGTCCAGCACCGGTCCGCCACCCCCAAGCCGGTCTGGAACCCGGACATCCCGGCCACCTACTCCTTCCGCGACCAGTGGCAGGAGATCCCCGACAACGCCGAGTTCGACAACGGCTTCAAGGCGCAGTGGGAGCTGTTCCTGCGGCATGTGTACGCCGACGCCCCCTACCACTGGGACCTCCTCGCCGGCGCCCGCGGCGTCCAGCTCGCCGAACTGGGGCTGAAGTCCTCGGCCGAGGGCCGCCGTCTCGACGTGCCGGAGATCTCGCTGTGA
- a CDS encoding dihydrodipicolinate synthase family protein, with translation MTIRLPDPNGALRAYEPRATPLALATGAPFTSRTVFSAAHVVADPFADVSPDSAAAVDWDATLAFRRHLWSHGLGVAEAMDTAQRGMGLDWAGAAELIRRSAAEAKAVGGRIACGVGTDQLTGPALLPEVRTAYEEQLALVEESGAQAILMASRALAATAKGPEDYLEVYGHLLRQAAEPVILHWLGPMFDPALEGYWGSGDLDAATDVFLEVVAAHPDKVDGIKVSLLDARREVDLRRRLPQGVRCYTGDDFNYPELIAGDEQGFSHALLGIFDPLGPLAAEAVRVLDTGDVKGFRELLDPTVELSRHLFEAPTRFYKTGVVLLAWLAGHQEHFTMVGGLQSARSLPHVARAYELADTLGLFPNPELAEARMKTLLALYGVTS, from the coding sequence GTGACCATTCGACTGCCGGATCCGAACGGCGCGTTGAGGGCTTATGAGCCGCGTGCCACCCCGCTCGCCCTCGCCACCGGCGCGCCCTTCACCTCCCGTACGGTCTTCTCGGCCGCCCATGTCGTCGCCGACCCGTTCGCGGACGTCTCGCCCGACTCGGCCGCCGCCGTCGACTGGGACGCCACCCTCGCGTTCCGCCGCCACCTGTGGTCCCACGGGCTCGGCGTCGCCGAGGCGATGGACACCGCGCAGCGCGGGATGGGCCTCGACTGGGCGGGCGCGGCGGAACTCATCCGCCGGTCGGCGGCGGAGGCGAAGGCGGTCGGGGGCCGTATCGCGTGCGGTGTCGGCACCGATCAGCTCACCGGGCCGGCCTTGCTGCCGGAGGTGCGCACGGCTTACGAGGAGCAGCTCGCCCTCGTCGAGGAGTCGGGGGCGCAGGCCATCCTCATGGCCTCCCGGGCGCTGGCGGCGACCGCGAAGGGGCCCGAGGACTACCTGGAGGTCTACGGGCATCTGCTCCGCCAGGCGGCCGAGCCCGTGATCCTGCACTGGCTCGGCCCCATGTTCGACCCCGCCCTGGAGGGCTACTGGGGGTCGGGCGACCTGGACGCGGCGACGGACGTGTTCCTGGAGGTCGTCGCGGCCCACCCGGACAAGGTCGACGGCATCAAGGTCTCCCTCCTCGACGCCCGGCGCGAGGTCGACCTGCGCCGCCGCCTGCCGCAGGGCGTCCGCTGCTACACGGGTGACGACTTCAACTACCCCGAACTGATCGCGGGCGACGAGCAGGGCTTCAGCCACGCCCTGCTCGGCATCTTCGATCCGCTGGGTCCGCTCGCGGCGGAGGCGGTACGGGTGCTCGACACCGGAGATGTGAAGGGCTTCCGTGAGCTTCTCGACCCCACCGTCGAGCTCTCCCGCCATCTTTTCGAGGCGCCGACCCGGTTCTACAAGACGGGCGTCGTCCTGCTGGCGTGGCTGGCCGGGCACCAGGAACACTTCACCATGGTCGGCGGGCTCCAGTCGGCCCGCTCGCTGCCGCACGTCGCGCGGGCGTACGAGCTGGCGGACACCCTGGGCCTGTTCCCGAACCCGGAGCTCGCCGAGGCCCGGATGAAGACCCTGCTGGCGCTGTACGGAGTGACCTCATGA
- a CDS encoding sugar phosphate isomerase/epimerase family protein, translating to MSSLARFSINQMTVRQLSMPELVESCIELGIPGVGLWREPVQSYGLDATAKLVRDAGLAVTTLCRGGFFTAIDPRERTRALDDNRAAVDEAATLGTDTLVLVSGGLPAGSKDLRGARERIADALGELGPYAAERGVRLAIEPLHPMYAADRCVVSTLAQALDIAERFPADQVGVTVDTYHIWWDDTAPEQIARAGAGGRIHTFQLADWTTPLPEGVLNGRGQIGDGSIDMREWRGYVEAAGYSGPIEVELFNDGLWARDGREVLAETAARFVEHAG from the coding sequence ATGAGCAGTCTCGCCCGCTTCTCCATCAACCAGATGACGGTCAGGCAGCTGTCGATGCCCGAACTGGTCGAGTCCTGCATCGAGCTGGGGATCCCGGGTGTCGGACTCTGGCGTGAACCCGTCCAGTCGTACGGCCTCGACGCCACCGCCAAACTCGTCCGCGACGCCGGTCTGGCCGTCACCACGCTCTGTCGCGGCGGCTTCTTCACGGCGATCGACCCGCGGGAGCGGACGCGAGCGCTCGACGACAACCGTGCGGCCGTCGACGAGGCCGCGACCCTCGGCACCGACACCCTGGTTCTGGTCTCCGGGGGGCTGCCGGCCGGCTCGAAGGACCTGCGCGGCGCGCGGGAGCGGATCGCCGACGCGCTGGGGGAGCTGGGCCCGTACGCCGCCGAGCGGGGCGTACGGCTGGCCATCGAGCCCCTGCACCCCATGTACGCCGCGGACCGTTGTGTGGTGTCCACCCTCGCCCAGGCCCTGGATATCGCGGAACGGTTCCCCGCGGACCAGGTGGGCGTCACTGTCGACACGTACCACATCTGGTGGGACGACACGGCTCCCGAGCAGATCGCCCGTGCGGGCGCCGGTGGCCGTATCCACACCTTCCAGCTCGCGGACTGGACGACGCCGTTGCCCGAGGGCGTCCTCAACGGCCGCGGTCAGATCGGCGACGGTTCGATCGACATGCGGGAGTGGCGGGGGTACGTCGAGGCGGCGGGATATTCCGGGCCGATCGAGGTCGAGCTGTTCAACGACGGGCTGTGGGCGCGGGACGGGCGGGAGGTGCTGGCGGAGACGGCGGCACGGTTCGTGGAGCACGCCGGGTAG
- a CDS encoding DUF937 domain-containing protein, with product MSESGSSFEDDVLGELGDDKLQEIAGLLGTDAAGAQEVVGTTVSALAGPVQEEAAAAPEEEAPLQGVSTLGGFATGGLMAGVLAKVSKPVANAVAKKTGIPAATVARVIEMLVPVVLTVLSKRAARKK from the coding sequence ATGAGTGAATCCGGTTCCTCTTTCGAGGACGACGTACTCGGTGAACTGGGCGACGACAAGCTCCAGGAGATCGCGGGGCTGCTGGGGACCGACGCGGCGGGCGCCCAGGAGGTGGTCGGAACCACGGTCTCGGCACTCGCCGGCCCCGTACAGGAGGAGGCCGCGGCGGCGCCCGAGGAGGAGGCCCCGCTCCAGGGCGTGTCCACCCTGGGCGGGTTCGCCACCGGCGGCCTGATGGCCGGGGTGCTGGCCAAGGTGAGCAAGCCGGTCGCGAACGCCGTCGCCAAGAAGACGGGCATCCCGGCGGCCACGGTCGCCCGTGTCATCGAGATGCTCGTCCCGGTCGTACTGACGGTGCTCAGCAAGCGGGCGGCACGCAAGAAGTGA
- the rbsD gene encoding D-ribose pyranase: protein MKKAGILNRHLSGALAELGHGDGVLVCDAGMPIPAGPRVVDLAFRAGVPSFAEVLDGLLEELVVEGATAAREVRGTNPEATALLDARFPTLSTVSHEELKSLSAGAKLIVRTGEARPYANVLLRCGVFF from the coding sequence ATGAAGAAGGCCGGAATCCTGAACCGCCATCTGTCGGGCGCGCTGGCCGAGCTCGGCCACGGGGACGGGGTGCTCGTCTGCGATGCCGGGATGCCCATCCCCGCCGGTCCGCGCGTCGTGGACCTGGCCTTCCGGGCCGGGGTGCCGTCCTTCGCCGAGGTGCTCGACGGGCTGCTGGAGGAACTCGTGGTGGAGGGCGCCACGGCCGCGCGCGAGGTCCGCGGGACGAACCCGGAGGCGACGGCCCTGCTGGACGCCCGGTTCCCCACGCTGTCGACGGTCTCCCACGAGGAACTGAAGTCGCTGTCGGCGGGCGCGAAGCTGATCGTCCGCACGGGAGAGGCGCGGCCGTACGCGAATGTGCTGCTGCGGTGCGGGGTGTTCTTCTGA
- a CDS encoding ribokinase — protein sequence MYDYDLLVVGSANADLVIGVERRPAAGETVLGSDLVVHPGGKGANQAVAAARLGARTALLARVGDDAHGRLLLDSQRAAGVDTAGVLVGGAPTGVALITVDPSGDNSIVVSPGANGRLTPEDVQSAGNLLAISRVVSAQLEIPLETVVEVVRNLAPGSRFVLNPSPPRALPAEVLAACDPLIVNEHEARVIVGTDLGDSPEDWASALLALGPRSVVITLGARGALVASAEGAARVPSVKVETVDTTGAGDSFTAALAWRLGLDEPLAEAAAYAARVGAAAVTRAGAQESFPTAEEVASL from the coding sequence ATGTACGACTACGACCTGCTGGTCGTGGGATCGGCCAACGCCGACCTGGTGATCGGGGTCGAGCGGCGGCCCGCGGCCGGCGAGACGGTGCTCGGCTCCGACCTCGTCGTCCACCCGGGCGGCAAGGGCGCCAACCAGGCGGTCGCCGCCGCCCGCCTCGGAGCCCGTACGGCGCTGCTGGCCCGGGTCGGCGACGACGCGCACGGGCGACTGCTGCTCGACTCGCAGCGGGCGGCCGGGGTCGACACGGCGGGCGTGCTCGTCGGCGGGGCGCCGACCGGGGTCGCGCTGATCACGGTGGATCCTTCCGGGGACAACAGCATCGTGGTCTCGCCGGGTGCCAACGGCCGCCTCACACCCGAGGACGTACAGTCCGCCGGAAACCTCCTGGCGATCTCCCGGGTGGTCTCGGCGCAGCTGGAGATCCCGTTGGAGACGGTCGTGGAGGTCGTACGGAATCTCGCTCCCGGCAGCCGATTCGTACTGAACCCGTCGCCGCCGCGCGCACTGCCCGCCGAGGTGCTCGCGGCCTGCGATCCGCTGATCGTGAACGAGCACGAGGCGCGGGTGATCGTCGGCACTGATCTCGGGGACTCCCCGGAGGACTGGGCGTCCGCCCTGCTCGCCCTCGGCCCGCGTTCGGTGGTGATCACGCTGGGCGCGCGGGGCGCGCTGGTGGCCTCCGCCGAGGGCGCCGCGCGGGTGCCGTCGGTGAAGGTGGAGACGGTGGACACGACGGGCGCGGGGGACTCGTTCACGGCGGCACTGGCGTGGCGGCTGGGGCTCGACGAGCCGCTCGCCGAGGCGGCCGCGTACGCCGCCCGCGTCGGTGCGGCGGCGGTCACCCGCGCCGGCGCGCAGGAGTCCTTCCCGACGGCCGAAGAGGTCGCGTCGCTATGA
- a CDS encoding substrate-binding domain-containing protein, producing MATDTLKSTTGASGASAVRRLLLDNGALTALIALVIAMSALSGDFLTTDNLLNIGVQAAVTAILAFGVTFVIVSAGIDLSVGSVAALSATVLAWMATSQGVPVWIAVILAVATGIACGLVNGVLISYGKLPPFIATLAMLSVGRGLSLVISQGSPIAFPESVSHLGDTLGGWLPVPVLVMVVMGLITALILGRTYIGRSMYAIGGNEEAARLSGLRVKRQKLAIYALSGLFAAAAGIVLASRLSSAQPQAAQGYELDAIAAVVIGGASLAGGTGKASGTLIGALILAVLRNGLNLLSVSAFWQQVVIGVVIALAVLLDTVRRKAGATPVAAGAGAPGGRGKQAATYIIAAVVAAAVVGAMSFLHNGSSSATKKVGLSLSTLNNPFFVQIKSGAQQEAKKLGVDLTVTDAQNDASQQANQLQNFTSSGLGSIIVNPVDSDAAGPAVRSANKAGIPVVGVDRGVNKADTAALVASDNIAGGKLGAKAMAEKLGGKGKIVILQGLAGTSASRERGAGFAEGLKAYPGIEVVARQPADFDRTKGLDVMTNLLQAHPDIQGVFAENDEMALGAIKALGSKAGTSVSVIGFDGEPDGLKAVKDGTMYASVAQQPTELGRIAVENALNAAEGKKVEKTVMVPVKVVTKENVVGFGG from the coding sequence GTGGCCACTGACACGCTCAAGAGCACTACGGGCGCGAGTGGCGCCTCGGCGGTCCGCCGCCTTCTGCTCGACAACGGGGCGCTCACCGCGCTCATCGCCCTCGTCATCGCGATGTCGGCGCTGTCCGGCGACTTCCTGACGACGGACAACCTGCTCAACATCGGCGTCCAGGCGGCCGTGACCGCCATCCTCGCCTTCGGTGTGACCTTCGTGATCGTCTCGGCGGGCATCGACCTGTCGGTCGGCTCGGTCGCCGCGCTGTCCGCCACCGTCCTCGCCTGGATGGCGACTTCCCAGGGCGTCCCGGTCTGGATCGCGGTGATCCTCGCGGTCGCGACCGGCATAGCGTGCGGCCTGGTCAACGGCGTCCTGATCTCCTACGGGAAGCTGCCGCCGTTCATCGCGACGCTCGCCATGCTGTCGGTGGGCCGCGGTCTGTCCCTGGTGATCTCGCAGGGCTCGCCGATCGCCTTCCCCGAATCGGTCTCGCACCTCGGTGACACCCTAGGCGGCTGGCTGCCGGTCCCTGTGCTGGTGATGGTCGTCATGGGCCTGATCACCGCCCTGATCCTGGGCCGTACGTACATCGGCCGCTCCATGTACGCGATCGGCGGCAACGAGGAGGCCGCGCGCCTCTCGGGCCTGCGGGTGAAGAGGCAGAAGCTCGCGATCTACGCGCTGTCGGGTCTCTTCGCGGCCGCCGCGGGCATCGTGCTCGCCTCCCGCCTGTCCTCGGCGCAGCCGCAGGCCGCGCAGGGCTACGAGCTGGACGCGATCGCCGCGGTCGTCATCGGCGGCGCCTCCCTGGCGGGCGGCACCGGCAAGGCGTCCGGCACGCTGATCGGCGCCCTGATCCTCGCGGTGCTCCGCAACGGTCTGAACCTGCTCTCCGTCTCCGCCTTCTGGCAGCAGGTCGTCATCGGTGTCGTGATCGCGCTGGCGGTGCTGCTGGACACGGTGCGGCGCAAGGCCGGGGCGACTCCGGTGGCCGCCGGGGCGGGTGCGCCGGGCGGCAGGGGCAAGCAGGCGGCGACGTACATCATCGCGGCCGTGGTCGCGGCGGCCGTCGTCGGTGCGATGTCCTTCCTGCACAACGGCTCCTCGTCGGCGACGAAGAAGGTGGGCCTGTCCCTCTCCACCCTGAACAACCCGTTCTTCGTGCAGATCAAGTCGGGTGCCCAGCAGGAGGCGAAGAAGCTCGGCGTGGACCTGACGGTCACGGACGCGCAGAACGACGCCTCGCAGCAGGCCAACCAGCTCCAGAACTTCACCAGTTCGGGTCTCGGCTCGATCATCGTCAATCCGGTGGACTCGGACGCGGCGGGCCCGGCGGTCCGCTCCGCGAACAAGGCGGGCATCCCCGTCGTCGGCGTGGACCGGGGCGTGAACAAGGCCGACACGGCCGCGCTGGTCGCCTCCGACAACATCGCGGGCGGCAAGCTCGGCGCCAAGGCGATGGCCGAGAAGCTGGGCGGCAAGGGCAAGATCGTGATCCTGCAGGGTCTGGCCGGAACGTCCGCGAGCCGTGAGCGCGGCGCGGGCTTCGCCGAGGGTCTGAAGGCCTACCCGGGCATCGAGGTCGTCGCCCGGCAGCCCGCGGACTTCGACCGCACCAAGGGCCTCGACGTGATGACGAACCTGCTTCAGGCGCACCCCGACATCCAGGGCGTCTTCGCCGAGAACGACGAGATGGCGCTCGGCGCGATCAAGGCGCTCGGCTCCAAGGCCGGCACGTCGGTCTCGGTCATCGGCTTCGACGGCGAACCGGACGGCCTGAAGGCGGTCAAGGACGGCACGATGTACGCGTCCGTGGCCCAGCAGCCGACGGAACTCGGCCGGATCGCGGTGGAGAACGCGCTCAACGCCGCCGAGGGCAAGAAGGTCGAGAAGACGGTGATGGTGCCGGTGAAGGTGGTCACGAAGGAGAATGTGGTCGGCTTCGGCGGATGA
- a CDS encoding sugar ABC transporter ATP-binding protein yields MSNQDELLRIEGIRKTFPGVVALDSVDFDLRRGEVHVLLGENGAGKSTLIKMLSGAYQPDSGRVLVDGEEARIHGAQDSERLGIATIYQEFNLVPDLTVAENIFLGRQPRRYGLIDRKTMEAEAAELLERVGVSVSPRARVRELGIARLQMVEIAKALSLNARVLIMDEPTAVLTSEEVEKLFAIVRQLREDGVGIVFITHHLEEIAALGDRVTVIRDGKSVGQVPASTAEDELVRLMVGRSIEQQYPRVRATGDDGSGAALLTVEGLTRDGVFHDVSFEVRAGEVVGIAGLVGAGRTEVVRAVFGADPYDKGAVKVAGSELRRHDVNAAMAAGIGLIPEDRKGQGLLLDASVEENLGLVTMRAATHGGLVDLKGQREAAARIAEQLGVRMAGLGQHVRTLSGGNQQKVVIGKWLLADTKVLILDEPTRGIDVGAKVEIYQLVNELTAAGAAVLMISSDLPEVLGMSDRVLVMAQGRIAGELSADEATQDSVMALAVSTPTTNSVTAVEGSRGH; encoded by the coding sequence GTGAGCAACCAGGACGAGTTGCTGCGCATCGAGGGCATCCGAAAGACCTTCCCCGGCGTGGTCGCGCTCGACAGCGTCGACTTCGATCTGCGCCGCGGCGAGGTGCATGTGCTGCTCGGCGAGAACGGTGCCGGCAAGAGCACGCTCATCAAGATGCTCTCGGGCGCCTACCAGCCCGACTCCGGGCGCGTCCTCGTCGACGGCGAGGAGGCGCGCATCCACGGTGCGCAGGACTCCGAGCGCCTGGGGATCGCGACCATCTACCAGGAGTTCAACCTCGTTCCCGATCTGACGGTCGCCGAGAACATCTTCCTGGGACGGCAGCCGCGCCGCTACGGGTTGATCGACCGGAAGACGATGGAGGCCGAGGCCGCCGAACTGCTGGAGCGGGTCGGTGTCAGCGTCTCCCCGCGCGCGCGGGTGCGTGAACTCGGTATCGCACGTCTCCAGATGGTCGAGATCGCGAAGGCGCTGAGCCTGAACGCCCGCGTTCTGATCATGGACGAGCCGACCGCGGTGCTCACCTCCGAAGAGGTCGAAAAACTCTTCGCCATCGTGCGTCAGCTGCGCGAGGACGGTGTCGGCATCGTCTTCATCACGCACCACTTGGAGGAGATCGCCGCCCTGGGGGACCGGGTCACCGTCATCCGGGACGGCAAGAGCGTCGGGCAGGTCCCGGCCTCCACCGCCGAGGACGAGCTCGTACGACTCATGGTGGGGCGGTCGATCGAGCAACAGTATCCACGCGTGCGGGCCACTGGTGACGACGGCTCCGGGGCCGCCCTGCTGACCGTCGAGGGGCTGACCCGTGACGGGGTCTTCCACGACGTGAGTTTCGAGGTGCGGGCCGGTGAGGTCGTCGGTATCGCGGGGCTCGTGGGGGCCGGGCGTACGGAGGTCGTACGAGCGGTCTTCGGGGCCGATCCGTACGACAAGGGGGCCGTCAAGGTCGCCGGTTCCGAGCTGCGGCGGCACGACGTGAACGCGGCGATGGCGGCCGGGATCGGGCTCATCCCCGAGGACCGCAAGGGCCAGGGGCTGCTCCTGGACGCCTCCGTCGAGGAGAACCTCGGCCTGGTCACCATGCGGGCGGCGACCCATGGCGGGCTCGTCGACCTCAAGGGCCAGCGGGAGGCCGCCGCGCGGATCGCCGAGCAGCTCGGCGTCCGGATGGCCGGTCTCGGCCAGCACGTGCGCACCCTCTCCGGCGGCAACCAGCAGAAGGTCGTCATCGGCAAGTGGTTGCTGGCCGACACCAAGGTGCTGATCCTCGACGAGCCGACCCGTGGCATCGACGTCGGCGCCAAGGTCGAGATCTACCAGCTCGTCAACGAACTGACGGCCGCCGGCGCGGCCGTCCTGATGATCTCCAGCGATCTGCCCGAGGTGCTCGGAATGAGCGACCGGGTGCTGGTGATGGCCCAGGGCCGGATCGCGGGCGAACTGTCCGCCGACGAGGCGACCCAGGACTCCGTGATGGCACTCGCCGTCAGCACACCGACCACCAACTCTGTTACCGCTGTGGAGGGCTCCCGTGGCCACTGA
- a CDS encoding LacI family DNA-binding transcriptional regulator produces the protein MASIKDVAAEAGVSVATVSRVLNDHPSVSEDARTRVLAAVQTLGYRPNAVARSLRTDQTRTLGLVISDVLNPYFTELARSVEEEARALGYSVIIGNADERPDLQDHHVRTLLDRRIDGLLVSPADGGSPGMLDAARAGTPMVFVDRWIPGVDVPVVRADGRTAVRDLVAHLHALGHRRLAIIAGPAATTTGSERVEAFREAMAEHGLPLPDAYIGQGDFQAESGRRVTEGFLDLPEPPEVVFAADNLMALGALDAIRARGLRVPEDIALAAFDDIPWFVHTDPPITAVAQPTGELGRAAVRALVDRIEGRPPQSVTLAARLVVRRSCGEPAPTPHSPVTNRSKS, from the coding sequence ATGGCGAGCATCAAGGACGTTGCCGCCGAGGCCGGCGTATCCGTCGCCACGGTCTCGCGCGTCCTGAACGATCATCCGTCGGTCAGCGAAGACGCACGCACCCGCGTGCTGGCCGCCGTACAGACCCTGGGCTACCGCCCGAACGCCGTCGCCCGCTCCCTGCGCACCGACCAGACCCGCACCCTCGGCCTGGTCATCAGCGACGTACTCAACCCGTACTTCACCGAGCTGGCCCGCTCCGTCGAGGAGGAGGCCCGCGCCCTCGGCTACAGCGTGATCATCGGCAACGCCGACGAACGGCCGGACCTCCAGGACCACCACGTACGGACCCTGCTGGACCGGCGGATCGACGGACTGCTCGTCTCCCCCGCCGACGGCGGCTCCCCCGGGATGCTGGACGCCGCGCGAGCGGGGACACCGATGGTCTTCGTGGACCGCTGGATCCCGGGCGTGGACGTGCCCGTCGTACGGGCGGACGGCCGGACGGCGGTCCGGGATCTCGTGGCGCATCTGCACGCGCTCGGACACCGCCGGCTCGCGATCATCGCGGGACCCGCGGCGACCACCACCGGCAGCGAGCGCGTCGAGGCCTTCCGGGAGGCCATGGCCGAGCACGGGCTGCCGCTCCCGGACGCCTACATAGGCCAGGGCGACTTCCAGGCCGAGAGCGGACGGCGGGTCACCGAGGGCTTCCTCGACCTGCCCGAGCCGCCCGAGGTCGTCTTCGCCGCCGACAACCTGATGGCGCTCGGCGCGCTGGACGCGATCCGCGCGCGCGGGCTGCGAGTTCCCGAGGACATCGCGCTCGCGGCGTTCGACGACATCCCGTGGTTCGTGCACACCGATCCGCCGATCACCGCGGTCGCCCAGCCGACCGGCGAGCTGGGGCGGGCCGCCGTACGCGCGCTCGTCGACCGGATCGAGGGCCGCCCCCCGCAGTCGGTCACCCTCGCCGCCCGTCTCGTCGTCCGCCGCTCGTGCGGCGAACCGGCCCCCACTCCGCACTCCCCCGTAACGAACAGGAGCAAGTCGTGA